The DNA window TTTATCGTATAGGCGACTCTATCACGAACCCTATTACGCCTATGGTGCCTTATCTGCCGCTTCTGTTGGCAATGGCACAAAAATACGATAAAAAAGCTGGCTTAGGAACACTTATTGCAGGCACACTGCCGTATTCAATCGCAATTGGCTTGGTATGGACTATAGCTGTCATTGTTTGGTATCTGCTGGGCTTGCCGGTAGGACCTAACGCTCCTATTTCTTTAAGCTCTTGCTTAATACTTATGGGAGCTTAAATGTAGAGAGTCAATAAATTGGTATTGTTAAAAAAAGGGAGAAGCACACTTCTCCCTTTTTTTATATCAGCCATAAGAATCTGTATCTAACCGCCTCCCACTGGCGGGAACACTGCCACGACGTCTGAGTCATTAATTGTCCTCATAGCATCTCCGTCCCTTCCATTCAAAAGGAGTATGCTGACTTCATCTGCATCTATTTTCAGCATGTGGAGTATGTCAAGTATCCTCGAACCTTCCGGCATGTCAAGGAAGTATTTCTTTTCCCTACCCTCCCTGAAAGTGGCAAAAAGTCTCACTTCAACTTTCAAATCAATCACCAGCTTTACTATATGTTATTTCTCGATATAACCAATGTACTCTTCGAGTCCCAGAGTCCTGAGAGTCTCATCCGTAGGAAGGCCGTTTTCGTCCCAGCCTCTGACGCTGTAGTATTCAGGCAGAAGCACATCAAGGTGGTGAACATTGTCCTTTGACGGTCCGTCTGCTATAGGGTCTTCGAGAAGTCTCTTTGGAAGTGTATCGTCGGCCTTTGTCAGTCCTGCCTTGAGGTTGAACAGCTTCTCAAGTGTCCATATCCTGTCCCCAGCACGTAGGAGCGATTCGTTGTCATGCTCTTCTCCGACAACCGCATTGTACATATCGACATAGTCAGGAAGTCCAAGTCCGAAGGTTGTGAATATACAAAGACCCAACGAATCTATTACAGCTGTAAGGTCGTGGAACACCTTGGCATAGGCTGCTTTTCCCTCGTCTGAGAATCTGTCGAGCTTCTCGGGATATCCCAAAATTTCCGGGCTTATCATGTATCCTTTTATATGGCAGCCCCCTCTGTTGTTGACAGCGTATGTTATGCCGTGACCCTGGATTGCTCGTGGGTCATAGGCAGGAAGCTCCTGTTTCTTGACTGTCATGGAGTACTCAGGCACCCCGTAAGAATCACACAGCCTGTACGAGCCGTCAGCCATCCTGTCGCCGAAGCCTTCCCTCAGGCCTATCTTCTTTGTCCAGGCCACAATAGCCTTTGAGTCGCCCCAGTCAAGCGATACTCCGTCCCCTTTGATTTCCTCGTCTTTTATATAGCCTCTCTGATAGAGTTCCATGGCTGCTGCTATTGTAGCTCCCACGGATATTGTATCGAGACCGTATTCGTTGCAAAGCATATTTGCAACATCAACAGAGTTCAAATCATAGTTGTCACAGTCTGCACCAAATGACCAAATGGTCTCGTATTCAGGTCCTCCGCACTCAGTTCCGTCATCGAGCTTAACCCATCTGCCGCATGCTATCGGGCACCTGTAACAAGGATTTTTCTTGATCAGGTATTTTTCTGTAAGTGTTTCCCCGCTTATTTTATCTGCCTGGTCAGTGTAGGATTCCTGGAAGTTCCTAACAGGCAAAACTCCGTTTTCATTGATTATGTTGACAAGCACTGCGGAACCATATGTCGGAAGACCTCCGCCCGCAACAGGGTCCTTCATAAGTATTCCTGTTTTATCGCTGGAAACCTGCTTCGTCTTTTCATCATCGGCCAGCGCAACTTTGTTTGTTCCTCTTACAACAATGGCCTTGAGATTCTTAGAGCCAAGAACGGCGCCTACTCCGCCTCTGCCCGCAGCCCTGTCCACATCATTCAT is part of the Peptoclostridium acidaminophilum DSM 3953 genome and encodes:
- a CDS encoding MoaD/ThiS family protein, producing the protein MKVEVRLFATFREGREKKYFLDMPEGSRILDILHMLKIDADEVSILLLNGRDGDAMRTINDSDVVAVFPPVGGG
- a CDS encoding aldehyde ferredoxin oxidoreductase family protein — protein: MYGYCGKVIRINLTDGSIKKEALDLEKAKKYIGARGLGVKTFIDEVDPKVDPFSEENKFIIAGGPLTGAPVPTSGRYMVVTKAPLTGTIAISNSGGKWGAEFKFAGYDMMILEGKSEKPVYINIDDDSIEIRDASEIWGKVVSETTDYLRKVHGDKSKVLCIGPGGENLSLMAAVMNDVDRAAGRGGVGAVLGSKNLKAIVVRGTNKVALADDEKTKQVSSDKTGILMKDPVAGGGLPTYGSAVLVNIINENGVLPVRNFQESYTDQADKISGETLTEKYLIKKNPCYRCPIACGRWVKLDDGTECGGPEYETIWSFGADCDNYDLNSVDVANMLCNEYGLDTISVGATIAAAMELYQRGYIKDEEIKGDGVSLDWGDSKAIVAWTKKIGLREGFGDRMADGSYRLCDSYGVPEYSMTVKKQELPAYDPRAIQGHGITYAVNNRGGCHIKGYMISPEILGYPEKLDRFSDEGKAAYAKVFHDLTAVIDSLGLCIFTTFGLGLPDYVDMYNAVVGEEHDNESLLRAGDRIWTLEKLFNLKAGLTKADDTLPKRLLEDPIADGPSKDNVHHLDVLLPEYYSVRGWDENGLPTDETLRTLGLEEYIGYIEK